The genomic interval GATCGTCGTGCTCGCCGGGACGGCGGCCGGCATCACGGCGGGCTACTTCGGCGGCCGCACCGACGCCGTGCTCTCCCGGCTCATGGACCTCACGATGTCCTTCCCGTCCCTCATCTTCATGATCGCGATGATGTCGGTGGCCAAGGACGTCAACCGTGTCCTGCTGATGACCGCCGTCATCGGCCTGTTCGGCTGGCCCGGCATCGCCCGCGTCGTCCGCGGCCAGACCCTCTCGCTCAAACACCGCGAGTACGTCGACGCCGCCCGTGTCGGGGGCTCCGGGCCCTGGCGCATCCTCACCCGCGACATTCTCCCGGGCGTCGCCGGGCCCGTCATCGCCTACACCACCCTCGTCGTCCCCGGCATGATCGCCACCGAGGCGGCCCTGAGCTATCTGGGCGTCGGCGTCCGCCCGCCCACCCCCTCCTGGGGCCAGATGATCGCCGAGAGCGTCGCCTTCTACGACACGGACCCCATGTACTTCGTCATCCCGAGCACCTGCCTGTTCCTGACCGTGCTCGCCTTCACCCTGCTCGGCGACGCGCTGCGCGACGTCCTCGACCCGAGGAGCGGCCGCACATGATCCTCTACCTGGGGCGCCGGCTGCTCGCCGTCCTCGGCGTGCTCGTCGCCGTCGCCGCCGTCACCTTCACCGTCTTCTACGTGCTGCCCTCCGACCCCGCGGCCGCCGCCTGCGGCAAGTCGTGCAGCACCGACCGCCTGGAGGCGATCCGCGCCCACATGGGCCTGGACCGGCCGCTGTGGCGGCAGTTCGCGGACTTCGTCACCGGCGTCTTCACCGGCCGCACCATGGGCAGCGGCCGGTACGCCCTGCACTGCTCCTTCCCCTGCCTCGGCTACTCCTACGAGAACTCCGAGGCCGTCTGGGACCTGCTGATGGACCGCCTGCCGGTCTCCGCCTCGCTGGCCGTGGGCGCGGCCGTGCTGTGGCTCGCGCTCGGCCTGAGCGCCGGGGTCACCGCGGCCCTGCGCAAGGACACCCTCACCGACCGCGTCCTGATGGTCGGCGCCGTCGCCGCGGCCTCGCTGCCCGTCTACTTCACCTCGATGATGCTGATCTACGGCCTCATCCGGACGGCCGGCCTGCTGCCCTACCCGCAGTACGTGCCGCTCGGCGACGACCCCCTGCGCTGGGCGTCCAACCTGCTCCTGCCCTGGCTGGCACTGGCCGTGCTGTACGCGGCCATGTACGCCCGGCAGAGCCGCGGTTCGATGATCGAGACGATGGCGGAACCGTACATCCGCACCGCCCGCGCCAAGGGCCTGCCGCGCCGCACCGTGGTCGTCAAGCACGGGCTGCGGGCCGGCATGACGCCGGTCCTCACCCTCTTCGGCATGGACCTGGGCGGGCTGCTCGCGGGCGCCGTCATCACCGAGTCGATCTTCGGGCTGCCGGGGATCGGGCGGCTCTTCTACGGCGCGCTGTCCACCGGCGACCAGCCGGTCATCCTCGGCGTCACGCTGCTGGCGGCCGTCTTCATCGTCGTCGCCAACCTGGCCGTCGACCTGCTCTACGCCGTCGTCGACCCGCGAGTGAGGTACTGATGACCACCGGCCTCCCTCTCCTGTCCGTCACGGACCTGACCGTCACCTTCCCCACCCGGCATGGAGACGTACGGGCCGTGGACTCCCTGAGCTTCGAAGTGCGCCGCGGCCAGACCCTCGGCATCGTCGGCGAGTCCGGCTCCGGCAAGTCCGTCACCTCCCTGGCCGTGATGGGCCTGCACACCGGCGCCCGGGTCACCGGCTCCATCGCCCTCGACGGCCGCGAGCTGACCGGCCTGCCCGAGCGCGAGCTGAGGCGGCTGCGCGGCCGCCGCATGGCGATGATCTTCCAGGACCCGCTCTCCAGCCTCCACCCGTACTACACCGTCGGCGAGCAGATCGCCGAGCACCACCGGGTCCACTTCGGCTCCCGGCGGGCCGCGGCGCGCGAGCGGGCGGTGGAGATGCTCGCGGAGGTCGGCATCCCGGAGCCCGCGCGGCGGGCCGGCGAGTATCCGCACCAGTTCTCCGGGGGCATGCGCCAGCGCGTGATGATCGCCATGGCACTCGCCTGCGAACCCGACCTGCTGATCGCCGACGAGCCGACCACCGCCCTCGACGTCACCGTCCAGGCCCAGATCCTGGAGCTGATCGCCCGCCTTCAGGAGCAGCGCGGACTCGCGGTCGTCATGATCACGCACGACCTCGGCGTCGTCGCCCGCGTCGCCCGGGACGTGCTCGTGATGTACGGCGGACGGGCGGCCGAACAGGCCCCGGTCGACACGCTGTTCACCGACCCCGGCCACCCCTACACCCGTGGGCTGCTCGACTCGCTCCCCCGCCTCGACGACCCCGACGACGCACCCCTGCGGGCCATCCCCGGCAGCCCGCCCTCGCTCCTGGACCCGGCACCGGGCTGCGCCTTCGCGCCGCGCTGCCCGCGCGCGGCGGCGGCGACGCCGGCCGAGCACGAGCGCTGCGCGGGCACCCGGCCCGAACTCCGGCCCGCCAAAGGGCATCTGGTCTCCTGCCACCTGTCCCCGCACCACACCACAGCCCCTGCACAAGGAGGCCCCCGATGACCGCCGGTACCGCACCCCTGCTGTCCGTACGGGACGTGACCATGGCCTTCCCGGGCAAGCGGCGCCGCGGGGCGCCCGTCCGGGCCGTCGACGGCGTCTCCTTCGACCTGGCGGCGGGCGAGACCCTGGGGCTGGTGGGCGAGTCCGGCTGCGGCAAGTCGACCACCGGCCGCATGATCGTACGGCTGCTGGAGCCGACCACCGGGTCGATCACCTACGACGGGCGCGACATCAGCCGCCTCGGCCGGCGCGCTCTCAAGCCGCTGCGCAAGGACCTCCAGATGGTCTTCCAGGACCCGCACTCCTCCCTCAATCCACGCCAGACGGTGGCGCGGGTCATCGCCGATCCGCTGCTGGCGCAGGGCGTGCCGGCGGCCGAGGCGCGTGGGCGGGCGGCGGAGCTGATGGAGCTGGTCGGGCTCATCCCCGAGCACATCGACCGCTATCCGCACGAGTTCTCCGGCGGCCAAGCGCAGCGCATCGGTATCGCGCGCTCGCTGGCCACGGGGCCCCGTCTGATCGTCGCCGACGAGCCGGTGTCGGCCCTGGACGTCTCCGTGCGGGCCCAGATCGTCAATCTGATGGAGCGGCTCCAGAGCGAACTCGGGCTCGCCTACCTCTTCATCGCCCATGACCTGTCGGTGGTGAAGCGGGTGTGCGACCGGGTGGCCGTGATGTATCTGGGGCGGATCGTCGAGGCCGGCGACAAGGAGCGGGTGTACGCGGCCCCGGCCCATCCGTACACGCGGGCGCTGCTGTCCGCGGTTCCGCTGCCGGACCCGGTCGCCGAGCGGACGCGGGAGCGGATCACCCTGCTCGGCGACCCGCCGAGCCCGGCGGCTCCCCCGCCGGGCTGTACGTTCCATCCGCGCTGCCCCAAGGCGCGGGAGATCTGCCGGTCCGAGGCGCCGCTGCTGCGGATCGCCGTGCCGGGCGAGGCGCGTGAGGTGGCCTGCCACTTTCCGGAGGCGGCCTGAACCGGACCACCCCGGTCCTGGGCCGGCGTCCGGGCCGGGCGCGGGCCCGGTGCCGGCCGGCGCGGTCGCCCGGAGGACGACTTCCGCTTCGGCGTCTCCGTCAACTGGGGGCTACTGAGGGGTTGTCAGTACCATTTCACATTACTACGTTACACATGACATGGCGCCGCACCGGCCCCTCACGCACCGCCTGTCGGACGGCCGCCGGGCCCCGCGCGCTGCCCCTGTCGCGCACACCGCACCCCCCTTTCCCGTGCGTATCCCTCCCTACCTCCCACACAGGAGTCATCGGTGTCCTACTCCAGAACCCTGCGCAGATCCCTGCTCACCGCCGCGATAGCCGTGACACTCTGCGCCACCGCCGTCCAGCCCGGATTCGCGGACTCCCCCTCGCCGGCCCCCTCGTCCGCCACGGCTCCCCCGGTGACCGCGCGTGCGGACACGCCCACCCCCAACCCCTTCGACGAGGTCACCCGCCTCGCGAACGCCCCCAGGCCGGCCTTCGCCACCCCCACCGCCCCCGGCGGCCTCACGAAGGGGCGCGTCCCCGGCGCCCTCACCGCGAAGCCGAAACCCACGGCCGTGCCGCCCCGCGCCACCGTCGGCGGCGCCGCCGTACCCTGCACCCTCGACGGGGTCACCGGGCTCACCCCGGAGCGGTTCGCCGACTTCCTCGCCGACCCGGCCGTCACCGCCGACGGCTGCCTGCGCACGCTCATCTGGACCTGGGACCAGCGGCTCGTCCCCGTCATGTCGCGACCGCACGTCCAGGCGGTCTCCCGCCGCATCGAGAGCCTGGCCGCGGCGCACGACGGCAAGAACGACAGCCACCTGCTGGAGATGTTCACCTACCTCCACGCCGTCGCGTACCACGACTTCTCCCGCGGCGAGATCGACCTCACCGACGCGCCCACCGTGGAGGCGATGCGCCGCGCGGTGTCCGCCTTCGGCACCGCCGCGCGCACCTTCGACGTGACCCGCGCCAACGCCGAGACCCTGCGCGAGGCGCTCTACGCGGCCGGCGCCCCGGGCCTGCGCCAGCACCAGCTGCCGCTGATCAAGCGCGTCCTGGCCACCATGGACGCCTCACACCCCGACACCGCCAAGGACACCTCCTGGGCCGGCGCCGCGCTCGCCGCGCTCTCCCTCAACTACCTCGGCGTCTACCCCGGCAACCACGACACCGCCTTCCACGCCGCCGTCACCGCCGACGCCTCCTACCGCGCGGCCTTCAAGGCCTTCGCCGGCCACACCCACCTCAAGGGCACGTCCAACGCCTGGGTGGTGCGCGACGCCGTCGGGGAGTACGGACGGATGGGCCAGATCGACGCCCTCAAGGGGCAGATCACCTCCGACCTGGGCGGGCTGCTGGCCACCACGACCGCCAACTTCGGCGAGGGCAGCCAGCCCTGGGCCAAGGTCGTCACCTGGCTCAACGAATTCGACGCCTGCAAGCAGTACGGGGTGTGCAAGGCCGACATCGAGCGCCGCATCTTCCCGTCCACCTACACGTACGACAACGGCGCCATCAAGGTCCGCACGGCCCTGCCCCGCGCCACCGTCGACCGCCTCTACTACGCGAGCAAGCAGGTCAAGGCGCAGTTCCACCGGGTCCTGGGCACCGAGCAGCCGCTGGCGGGCGACACCAACACCACGCTCAACATCGTGCTGTACGCCTCCCGCGCCGACTACGAGGTCTACCACCCGCTACTGACCGGTATGGGTACCGACAACGGCGGCATCTACATCGAGAACGGCGCCACCTTCTACACGTACGAGCGGCGCGTCCCCCAGGACTCCACGCTCACGCTGGAGGAGCTCTTCCGGCACGAGTACACGCACTACCTCAACGGCCGCTGGGCCGTCCCCGGCTCCTTCGGCGAAGGCCCGTGGTACCAGGGCGACCGCACCACCGCGATGGACGAGGGCACGGCCGAGTTCTTCGACGGCGCCACCCGGGGCGAGGGCATCAAGGTCCGCAAGTCCCTGGTCCAGAGCGTCATCAACGACACGGCGGGCGGCACCAAGCCGCGCATGAGCGTGTACGAGCTGCTGCACGCGGAGTACGACCGGGACGGCTTCCGCTTCTACTCCTACGCCGGCACGTTCTTCGAGTTCCTGTGGACGGAACGCCCCTCGCTGCTCAAGGAGATGTACGGCCGCCTCCGCGCGAACGACGTCGCGGGCTTCGACGCCTGGCGCGACCGGCTCGGCCGGGACACCGGGCTCCAGCGCGCGTACGACGCCTTCCTCGACCAGCAGATCGCCAAGGTCAATGACCTGTACGTGCCGGACACCTCGTTCACGCCCGTCGGCGGCCTGGACGCCGGCCACCCCGCCACGGTCCGCGCCTCCTTCAAGGCCACCACCGGCATCACGCCCGAATGCCGCACCAACGAGGCCCCGGAACGCCCGCGTTTCACCTGCACGGGCCGCATCACCGCCAACCTGAGCGACCCGGGCAGCCCCGATCTGGTCTTCAAGGACATGTCCGGGACGGTCGACTACTTCATCCTCGACCGCACCAAGAAGGGCAACAACAACTTCGCCGACATGAACTGCTCCTTCGGGAAGGTCGACCTCTGGGCGGACCGCCCCGCGGGATCCGCGGACTTCACCTGTGAAGGTCCGCTGAGGGGCTGATTCCCCGCGGGGCCCCGGGCCGGTCTCACCACAACCGGCCCGGGGCCCCGGCGTCATGAAGGGAGACGGTGGGCCCTGGGGACTCGCGCCACCGAAAAAGGGGTGCTGTGTCCCGCCGCACCGCGTAATGTGCGCTCCTGCTGATTGACGGTTACATCGGGAGGCGTCGTGGTCACGGAACTCGTCAAGGTGTGGGCAGCGGGATGGGCCTTGTCACGGCACACGCCCCGGCCCACCGAGCATCCCTGGGGCGTCTATCTAGAGGTGGGAAAGCCCGGACACGTGGGGCGTCATGTGCTCTTCGAGGCCCATGAGTCGGCGGTACGCGAGGCCGCGGCATCGGTGGACGTCGCGGACACCTGGATCAAGGCGGCCGTGGAACCCCAGGACATAGGCCCGTGGCTGCCGCGTGGGTGGGTGGTCGACGAGGAGGAGGCGGGCCATCTCATGGCCGTGGACCTGACGGCCACGGAGCCGGTGGTGCCCGAGGGATACACCGCGTCGCTGGAGACGGACGACGGCGTCACGTACGTCCGGGTGCTCGACGCCGACGGCGGACTCGCCGCCAGGGGGCAGCTGGCCCTGCTCGGTCACGGGGCGGTCGTCGACCAGGTGGTGACCGAGGAGGCCCACCGGCGCCGCGGTCTGGGCGCCTTCGTGATGCGCGCGCTCGCCGACCACGCGGTGGCCGAAGGCGCGTCCCTCGGCGTCCTGGGCGCGACGGACGAGGGGCGCGCCCTGTACGAGACGCTGGGCTGGAAGTCTCACTCCCGGCTGGCGGCGTGCATCTACAGACCGTGAACCCGGGGCCCGGGACCACCGTCGATGGCGCGATCGGGCCTCCACCCGTGTGAGGAGAGGCTCTCCCCCGGACTGGACACAACGATGCAACCCCGGATCCGCCCGGTGGCCGATGTGACGTGACGCCGGGCGGCGGGACAGTGGGGGAATGACAAGACCACTGACCCGGCGGGCCCCGGTGGCCGGCGCGCTGGCCTGCGCGGCTCTCGTCGCCACGCTGCTCTCCCCCGGCGGCGCCCAGGCCTCCGCCCCCGTCGCCCGGCCCGAGCTGCGCACGCCCGAGGGCACGACCGTACTGCCGAACCTCGACGACGACGCCCGGCGCTGCACCCTGCGCCCCGGCGACCTGGACCGGCTGGACGTGGCCGTCGACGAACGGCTGGCCGCGTGCGACGACGCCGCCGACGAGGTGCTCAACGGCGCCGCCGACGCCGAGGACCTCACCCCGCTGAGGGTGATGCCCATGGCCGCCGGCGACCGTGCCGAGGGCCGGGTCTCGCTGCCCGCCGCCCAACGCCCCTACGCGCGCGTCTTCGTGGTGCGCGACGGGCGGTACGTGTCGCTGGGCACCGACGGGCGGCTTGACGCCGGGGAACTGCGGCGCGGGGTGCGGCTCGCCGTCGAGGCCCGTGACATCGTGCGGGACCGCGAGCGGTGGGACGGCCGGATCGAGGTGACGCTCGCCGTCACGCGGCACGGGACCACCCGGACGGCCCGGGCGGACCTGCGCGTGGCGCCGGTGCTCCTGCAACACGACCTCCAGCGCGCCCAGCACGTCTTCGCCTCCGCGCCGGGCCCGGGCGAGGGGCAGCCCGTCGAGGTCCCCGCCTCACCCCGGCGGCCCGGGCAGTGGCGGGAGTTCGCGGACTCCCTGCGCGAAGCCGCCGAGAAGTCCGGCCTTCCCGGGAGCGGCCTGCGGTTCCAGCCCGGCACCGCGCAGTGGTGGCGGGACGTCTGGCGCCAGGACATCGCCGAGCCCGGTTACGTCACCAGGACGACGCCCCACGGCCGGCACACGCTGCGCATCCTGCTGCGCTCCCCCAACTACTGGACGTCCGCCGACGGCCGCTCCGCGAGCCTTCGCCGTGCCGGGCGGCTCCTCTACCAGGACCTCCGCGGTCCCGGTGTGGGCGTGGTCCAGCAGTACACGCCCACGGCCCGACGCGAGAAGAACGTCGACGAACTGCTGAACTTCACCGGCAACTTCGAGTCCCTGCCGCCGTACGCCGGGTACCCCCAGGGCCGCGTCGTCCACGGCGGCAGCGCCGACCGCCGCCCCGACCCCTCGTTCGTCGGCATGCTGAACGCCCAGGGGCAGCAGCCCGCGGTGGTACTGGACACCTCGTGGC from Streptomyces albireticuli carries:
- a CDS encoding protein-arginine deiminase family protein, with the protein product MTRPLTRRAPVAGALACAALVATLLSPGGAQASAPVARPELRTPEGTTVLPNLDDDARRCTLRPGDLDRLDVAVDERLAACDDAADEVLNGAADAEDLTPLRVMPMAAGDRAEGRVSLPAAQRPYARVFVVRDGRYVSLGTDGRLDAGELRRGVRLAVEARDIVRDRERWDGRIEVTLAVTRHGTTRTARADLRVAPVLLQHDLQRAQHVFASAPGPGEGQPVEVPASPRRPGQWREFADSLREAAEKSGLPGSGLRFQPGTAQWWRDVWRQDIAEPGYVTRTTPHGRHTLRILLRSPNYWTSADGRSASLRRAGRLLYQDLRGPGVGVVQQYTPTARREKNVDELLNFTGNFESLPPYAGYPQGRVVHGGSADRRPDPSFVGMLNAQGQQPAVVLDTSWLLVGHVDETVHVVRADNARGWTLAVSDPRAAVALLERARRAGEGGQRLFADTVAEDKPTVDELLRHERHAGDNEDAARHIDGQLAVLLRETGLKPGEIVRLPVLYYRVASGEGLPRRHLALSPALANGLSLTARDYAAPTPHGPRVAGRDLFRAETERALAAGGVRVHWVEDFSWAHLGGGEVHCATNALREIT
- a CDS encoding ABC transporter ATP-binding protein, translated to MTAGTAPLLSVRDVTMAFPGKRRRGAPVRAVDGVSFDLAAGETLGLVGESGCGKSTTGRMIVRLLEPTTGSITYDGRDISRLGRRALKPLRKDLQMVFQDPHSSLNPRQTVARVIADPLLAQGVPAAEARGRAAELMELVGLIPEHIDRYPHEFSGGQAQRIGIARSLATGPRLIVADEPVSALDVSVRAQIVNLMERLQSELGLAYLFIAHDLSVVKRVCDRVAVMYLGRIVEAGDKERVYAAPAHPYTRALLSAVPLPDPVAERTRERITLLGDPPSPAAPPPGCTFHPRCPKAREICRSEAPLLRIAVPGEAREVACHFPEAA
- a CDS encoding ABC transporter ATP-binding protein; protein product: MTTGLPLLSVTDLTVTFPTRHGDVRAVDSLSFEVRRGQTLGIVGESGSGKSVTSLAVMGLHTGARVTGSIALDGRELTGLPERELRRLRGRRMAMIFQDPLSSLHPYYTVGEQIAEHHRVHFGSRRAAARERAVEMLAEVGIPEPARRAGEYPHQFSGGMRQRVMIAMALACEPDLLIADEPTTALDVTVQAQILELIARLQEQRGLAVVMITHDLGVVARVARDVLVMYGGRAAEQAPVDTLFTDPGHPYTRGLLDSLPRLDDPDDAPLRAIPGSPPSLLDPAPGCAFAPRCPRAAAATPAEHERCAGTRPELRPAKGHLVSCHLSPHHTTAPAQGGPR
- a CDS encoding ABC transporter permease, with amino-acid sequence MSATSPTATAAPAGSGPWRLARAELRRRTSVKVSLAVVALFLLMAAGAPLLSSLAGWSPEEFDKTAVDPYLGGRPLGPLGGISADHWLGVEPVTGRDLFARVVHGAQVSLLIALTATAIVVLAGTAAGITAGYFGGRTDAVLSRLMDLTMSFPSLIFMIAMMSVAKDVNRVLLMTAVIGLFGWPGIARVVRGQTLSLKHREYVDAARVGGSGPWRILTRDILPGVAGPVIAYTTLVVPGMIATEAALSYLGVGVRPPTPSWGQMIAESVAFYDTDPMYFVIPSTCLFLTVLAFTLLGDALRDVLDPRSGRT
- a CDS encoding collagenase translates to MSYSRTLRRSLLTAAIAVTLCATAVQPGFADSPSPAPSSATAPPVTARADTPTPNPFDEVTRLANAPRPAFATPTAPGGLTKGRVPGALTAKPKPTAVPPRATVGGAAVPCTLDGVTGLTPERFADFLADPAVTADGCLRTLIWTWDQRLVPVMSRPHVQAVSRRIESLAAAHDGKNDSHLLEMFTYLHAVAYHDFSRGEIDLTDAPTVEAMRRAVSAFGTAARTFDVTRANAETLREALYAAGAPGLRQHQLPLIKRVLATMDASHPDTAKDTSWAGAALAALSLNYLGVYPGNHDTAFHAAVTADASYRAAFKAFAGHTHLKGTSNAWVVRDAVGEYGRMGQIDALKGQITSDLGGLLATTTANFGEGSQPWAKVVTWLNEFDACKQYGVCKADIERRIFPSTYTYDNGAIKVRTALPRATVDRLYYASKQVKAQFHRVLGTEQPLAGDTNTTLNIVLYASRADYEVYHPLLTGMGTDNGGIYIENGATFYTYERRVPQDSTLTLEELFRHEYTHYLNGRWAVPGSFGEGPWYQGDRTTAMDEGTAEFFDGATRGEGIKVRKSLVQSVINDTAGGTKPRMSVYELLHAEYDRDGFRFYSYAGTFFEFLWTERPSLLKEMYGRLRANDVAGFDAWRDRLGRDTGLQRAYDAFLDQQIAKVNDLYVPDTSFTPVGGLDAGHPATVRASFKATTGITPECRTNEAPERPRFTCTGRITANLSDPGSPDLVFKDMSGTVDYFILDRTKKGNNNFADMNCSFGKVDLWADRPAGSADFTCEGPLRG
- a CDS encoding GNAT family N-acetyltransferase, which codes for MVTELVKVWAAGWALSRHTPRPTEHPWGVYLEVGKPGHVGRHVLFEAHESAVREAAASVDVADTWIKAAVEPQDIGPWLPRGWVVDEEEAGHLMAVDLTATEPVVPEGYTASLETDDGVTYVRVLDADGGLAARGQLALLGHGAVVDQVVTEEAHRRRGLGAFVMRALADHAVAEGASLGVLGATDEGRALYETLGWKSHSRLAACIYRP
- a CDS encoding ABC transporter permease, whose amino-acid sequence is MILYLGRRLLAVLGVLVAVAAVTFTVFYVLPSDPAAAACGKSCSTDRLEAIRAHMGLDRPLWRQFADFVTGVFTGRTMGSGRYALHCSFPCLGYSYENSEAVWDLLMDRLPVSASLAVGAAVLWLALGLSAGVTAALRKDTLTDRVLMVGAVAAASLPVYFTSMMLIYGLIRTAGLLPYPQYVPLGDDPLRWASNLLLPWLALAVLYAAMYARQSRGSMIETMAEPYIRTARAKGLPRRTVVVKHGLRAGMTPVLTLFGMDLGGLLAGAVITESIFGLPGIGRLFYGALSTGDQPVILGVTLLAAVFIVVANLAVDLLYAVVDPRVRY